From a single Paenibacillus sp. FSL R5-0345 genomic region:
- a CDS encoding Zn-dependent hydrolase has protein sequence MQLQKIFVNGERLKHTIEAFADYGRTDNNGVTRLSLTEEDLKVRDYFRSCCEELGMSVKVDDMGTMYATLAGVESGPPIVIGSHMDTVKKGGRFDGVLGVIAGLEVVRTLVDHGIKPKLPVTIMNFTNEEGARFEPSMMASGVLAGKFDKVEMLNKKDPKGVTFGEALEKSGYKGETSNRITEAAAYLELHIEQGPVLEQEELSIGLVDCVVGMACYEIEVTGESDHAGTTPMAMRKDALFAATDLITALRSKLSVLDSELVYTMGRMNVLPNIHTVIPNKVIFTIEARHKEMEIVREVEAIIHGLPERLLDCEVSKTKLWGRETVWFDRGVCDLVEQATQALGYSNRKIASGAGHDAQFVASFLPSAMVFVPSVKGKSHCEEEFTSYEDCEKGVNVILETVLLLLLK, from the coding sequence ATGCAGCTGCAAAAAATATTCGTAAACGGTGAGAGATTAAAGCATACGATTGAAGCATTTGCGGATTATGGGCGTACAGATAACAACGGCGTGACCCGGTTATCGCTGACTGAAGAGGATCTTAAGGTTCGGGATTATTTTCGATCCTGTTGTGAAGAATTGGGGATGTCTGTGAAGGTGGACGATATGGGCACGATGTACGCTACGCTTGCGGGTGTAGAGTCTGGGCCTCCTATTGTGATTGGTTCGCATATGGATACTGTGAAAAAAGGTGGCAGATTTGATGGCGTACTTGGGGTAATCGCTGGACTAGAGGTAGTCCGCACACTCGTGGATCATGGGATAAAACCGAAGCTACCGGTGACCATTATGAATTTCACAAACGAAGAAGGCGCTCGCTTTGAACCTTCGATGATGGCCTCTGGTGTGCTGGCCGGTAAGTTCGATAAGGTGGAAATGTTGAATAAAAAAGATCCGAAGGGTGTTACCTTTGGTGAAGCACTGGAGAAGAGCGGGTACAAGGGAGAAACGAGCAATCGTATTACCGAAGCTGCTGCTTATTTAGAGCTTCATATCGAGCAAGGTCCCGTGCTAGAACAAGAAGAACTGTCGATTGGTCTGGTGGACTGTGTAGTTGGCATGGCTTGTTACGAGATTGAAGTGACGGGTGAATCGGACCACGCGGGCACAACGCCTATGGCGATGCGCAAGGATGCCTTGTTCGCTGCCACGGATCTGATCACGGCGCTGCGAAGCAAGCTGAGTGTGCTCGACTCCGAGTTGGTGTATACCATGGGCAGAATGAACGTGCTACCTAATATTCATACCGTTATTCCTAATAAAGTGATCTTCACCATTGAGGCTAGACATAAAGAGATGGAGATTGTTCGTGAGGTGGAAGCGATTATCCATGGTTTGCCGGAGAGGCTGCTGGACTGCGAAGTGAGTAAGACCAAGCTTTGGGGCAGAGAGACCGTCTGGTTTGACCGGGGTGTATGTGATTTAGTGGAGCAAGCGACACAAGCCTTGGGTTATTCTAATCGGAAGATCGCAAGTGGCGCAGGGCATGATGCTCAGTTCGTAGCCAGCTTTCTGCCATCCGCGATGGTGTTTGTACCTAGTGTGAAGGGGAAAAGTCATTGTGAAGAGGAGTTTACCTCCTATGAAGACTGTGAAAAAGGGGTAAATGTAATCCTAGAAACGGTGTTGTTATTACTGTTAAAGTAA
- the hflX gene encoding GTPase HflX, producing the protein MEQLREKAIIVGVQLQNETNFAYSMEELRNLAAACDLEVVGELSQKASRINPSHYIGTGKIQELSALLEAHDAPIVIFNDELSPSQIRNLESSLDRQVIDRTILILNIFAERAKTKEAQLQVEVAKLQYMLPRLTGLRESLGRQGGGAGLKNRGAGETKLELDRRRIEERITALQVELQQQVARRQIQRKQRHKNEIPVVCLVGYTNTGKSSLMNVMVETFHPGSNKQVFAKDMLFATLETSVRSIELPDHKTFLLTDTVGFVSQLPHHLVKAFRSTLEEVTEADLLIHVVDISDPQHQQHMAVTDETLKTLGADQIPTIYAYNKADLTDLPYPHIEGDNIYLSAKQNSGMAELTDLIRSHVFTDYVQCEILIPFDRGNVVSYFNEHAHVQSTSYEETGTRLALECRKSDFEKFRNDFTEL; encoded by the coding sequence ATGGAACAACTACGAGAAAAAGCTATTATAGTCGGTGTCCAGCTTCAAAACGAAACAAACTTTGCCTATTCCATGGAGGAGCTGCGCAATTTGGCTGCCGCCTGTGACCTGGAGGTTGTCGGAGAGCTTAGTCAAAAGGCAAGTCGGATCAACCCTTCCCACTATATCGGCACAGGCAAAATCCAGGAATTATCAGCGCTTCTGGAAGCGCATGATGCTCCTATTGTTATTTTTAACGATGAGCTGTCCCCATCACAGATTCGCAATTTAGAGTCTTCTTTGGATCGTCAGGTCATTGACCGGACGATTCTAATTCTGAATATTTTCGCAGAAAGAGCGAAGACCAAAGAAGCACAGCTGCAAGTAGAAGTAGCCAAGCTGCAATATATGTTGCCTCGATTAACAGGACTCCGGGAGTCCCTTGGCAGACAAGGCGGTGGTGCTGGGCTGAAGAACAGAGGCGCAGGTGAAACGAAGCTGGAGCTGGATCGCAGAAGAATTGAAGAACGGATTACAGCGTTACAAGTTGAGCTTCAACAGCAAGTGGCAAGACGCCAAATTCAGCGGAAGCAGCGGCATAAGAATGAAATTCCGGTTGTCTGTCTCGTCGGCTACACGAATACCGGCAAGTCCAGCTTAATGAATGTGATGGTGGAGACGTTCCATCCAGGCTCTAATAAGCAAGTGTTCGCCAAAGATATGTTATTTGCTACGCTGGAGACATCCGTTCGGAGCATTGAGCTACCGGATCACAAAACCTTTTTATTAACGGATACCGTTGGATTCGTCAGCCAGCTTCCCCATCATCTAGTCAAAGCCTTTCGCTCCACACTTGAAGAGGTGACCGAAGCTGACTTATTGATTCACGTAGTCGATATTTCTGATCCACAGCATCAGCAGCATATGGCCGTCACGGATGAGACATTAAAAACACTCGGCGCTGATCAGATTCCGACGATCTATGCCTATAATAAGGCTGACCTAACAGACTTGCCTTACCCGCATATTGAAGGGGACAACATCTATCTCTCCGCGAAACAAAATAGTGGAATGGCTGAACTTACTGATCTGATTCGCAGCCATGTTTTTACGGATTATGTTCAGTGTGAAATTTTGATTCCATTCGATCGCGGCAATGTGGTTTCTTATTTTAACGAGCATGCCCATGTTCAATCCACAAGCTATGAAGAAACAGGCACACGGCTTGCGCTGGAATGTAGAAAATCTGATTTCGAAAAATTCCGCAACGATTTTACAGAGCTTTAG
- a CDS encoding glycosyltransferase family 2 protein, producing the protein MNLSIVVPVYNIEHYITPMFNSLLTQSEQHFEVIIVDDGSTDNTYNVIANILALHPDLSCKAIQTENQGVSAARNRGLTEATGKYVLFLDGDDYISTDLVRTIHTHTQASAPEIICWGYSHVSEDGVTTLSYSSDYSDITGSEALTHIFVDKSLRIWTGSIAYKRELLLHHGLKYTERCVNGEDQEFIYKALSRAATVITLPDILSFYLQRNTSISNSYNVKKFDVVGVFKRVDAYFEAHPFEKLDMISPYIRNRELIENYFFNLKTCLNGTEGISIQELLRDIDHTYPELNQEMYELIRRYRGNDRRLALYIRAFLISPLLYHRFISVERSLSRFKRKESRI; encoded by the coding sequence ATGAATTTAAGCATTGTGGTCCCTGTATACAATATTGAGCATTATATAACCCCTATGTTTAATTCACTCCTTACCCAAAGTGAACAACATTTCGAAGTCATTATCGTGGACGACGGATCTACAGATAACACCTACAACGTGATAGCAAATATTCTCGCACTTCACCCCGATCTTTCTTGCAAAGCCATTCAAACAGAAAATCAAGGGGTTAGTGCGGCTAGAAATAGAGGCTTAACAGAAGCTACAGGAAAATATGTGCTGTTTCTGGATGGTGATGATTATATCTCTACAGACTTAGTACGAACTATTCATACCCATACTCAAGCATCAGCCCCCGAGATTATTTGCTGGGGATATAGCCATGTTTCAGAGGATGGAGTCACTACTTTGAGCTACTCTTCCGATTATAGTGACATCACAGGCAGTGAAGCGCTGACTCATATTTTTGTGGACAAAAGCTTGCGGATATGGACAGGGAGCATTGCATATAAACGGGAACTATTACTCCATCATGGACTCAAATATACAGAACGCTGTGTAAATGGAGAGGATCAGGAATTTATCTACAAAGCCTTGTCCAGAGCGGCTACAGTCATTACGTTACCGGATATATTATCGTTTTATTTACAAAGAAACACTTCAATTTCCAATAGCTATAATGTAAAAAAATTTGATGTCGTCGGTGTATTCAAACGGGTTGATGCCTATTTCGAGGCCCATCCCTTTGAGAAGCTGGATATGATATCCCCTTATATAAGAAATCGCGAGTTGATCGAGAATTACTTTTTCAACCTCAAAACCTGTCTAAATGGGACAGAAGGCATAAGCATTCAGGAGTTACTTCGCGACATTGATCATACCTATCCTGAACTAAATCAAGAAATGTATGAACTCATAAGACGTTATAGAGGTAATGATCGAAGATTAGCCCTTTATATCCGAGCATTCTTAATCTCCCCGCTTCTATATCACAGATTCATTTCTGTGGAGAGAAGCTTATCCAGGTTCAAGCGAAAGGAATCTAGAATATGA
- a CDS encoding polysaccharide pyruvyl transferase family protein — translation MKKMLIYAYTEFNLGDDLFIKVLCERYPDTQFRICAPSLYKQCFKEIKNLKVYPSDSLFLRGVAFICRRLKIHNLSQKYMADRSDGVVHIGGSIFMQAEHWEEHFKNAEAIRNKNKPYYLLGSNFGPYTDKEYYEEHRRIFKDYTDICFREKYSYELFEDLDHVRLAPDIIFQLNPPDLQPEPEDYIVLSVIKPSSKGLNGFDNLYYEKMKELAIYFIEKGYAVHFMSFCEHEGDQLAIEEIRNLMGSSYEDAIQVHLYKTNMEEVLAVLANSSFIVASRFHAMILGWVLDKPVFPVAYSQKMINVMEDAQYKGLYTDFTTLEQLQPAQVFDSMTTHYMDVTPQAKHAERHFEHLDTYLSLYERRIRYESQAEHS, via the coding sequence ATGAAAAAGATGCTGATCTATGCCTATACGGAATTTAATTTGGGCGATGATTTGTTCATTAAGGTGCTATGTGAGCGATATCCCGATACCCAATTCAGAATCTGTGCTCCAAGCTTATACAAGCAGTGTTTCAAAGAGATCAAGAATCTGAAAGTGTATCCTTCTGATTCCCTTTTCTTAAGAGGCGTTGCCTTTATTTGCAGAAGGTTAAAGATACATAATCTGTCACAAAAATATATGGCCGATCGCTCCGATGGCGTTGTTCATATCGGTGGCTCGATCTTTATGCAGGCAGAGCATTGGGAAGAGCATTTCAAGAACGCTGAAGCCATACGGAATAAGAATAAACCCTACTATTTATTAGGATCGAATTTCGGCCCTTATACAGATAAAGAATATTATGAGGAACACAGGCGGATTTTTAAGGACTATACAGATATCTGTTTTAGAGAAAAGTACTCTTATGAGTTATTTGAGGATCTGGATCATGTCCGTTTAGCGCCAGATATTATTTTTCAGCTTAACCCGCCAGATCTTCAACCCGAACCTGAGGATTACATCGTCTTATCCGTTATTAAGCCTTCTTCTAAAGGTCTGAACGGTTTTGACAACCTCTATTATGAAAAAATGAAAGAACTCGCAATTTATTTCATTGAAAAAGGCTACGCTGTTCATTTCATGTCATTTTGCGAACATGAAGGTGATCAGCTAGCGATTGAGGAAATCCGGAATCTTATGGGCTCCTCCTATGAGGATGCCATCCAAGTGCATTTATATAAAACGAATATGGAAGAGGTCTTGGCCGTTCTAGCCAACTCCAGCTTCATAGTAGCATCAAGATTCCATGCGATGATCCTGGGTTGGGTGTTGGATAAACCAGTGTTTCCCGTGGCTTACAGCCAAAAAATGATCAATGTAATGGAAGATGCCCAGTACAAAGGGTTATATACCGATTTCACTACACTAGAGCAGCTACAGCCTGCACAGGTTTTTGATAGTATGACTACCCACTACATGGATGTTACGCCACAAGCCAAACATGCCGAAAGGCATTTCGAACATCTGGATACGTATTTATCGCTTTACGAAAGGAGGATACGTTATGAGAGCCAAGCGGAGCATTCTTAA
- a CDS encoding lipopolysaccharide biosynthesis protein, producing the protein MRAKRSILNLSFGLGSQLITIILGFFIPRLIMVNYGSEANGLIASIVQIISYLALLEAGVGAASIQALYKPVASDDKTHINSILAATSSYYKKTGIYYFFAVLLIAVIYPLVITSDIDKLSIMLIILLTGMGGAINYYFQGKFKALLAAEGKSYVETSIVTVANILNNVIRILLLLQGVNIIAVQASYFILTILQIVVFYIYINKHYKWIDLNLKPDYAAIGQKNSVLVHEISYLVFRNTDVLILTIFTNLKIVSIYVMYNMIFTIVDNIVQTINGSVKAALGQSFHESKEAFIKFYDAYEVYFMGLIFSILTVAYILILPFMKLYTAGVNDVNYIDMWLPILFVVIKLLTNARASSNNVITIAGHFKNTQNRSILESAINLVASIVFVIFMGIYGVLMGTIAALLYRSIDIVIYASRHLLNRSPWVTFKRWLTNAVVFVGIILISRAINIPIHSYAGLMLWGVLLGLVILPVYFVIGSLMEREVFLYTWEHLKKYRYKLKNKINTQPEVSGLSK; encoded by the coding sequence ATGAGAGCCAAGCGGAGCATTCTTAACTTATCCTTTGGACTCGGAAGTCAGCTCATCACGATCATCCTTGGTTTTTTTATACCCAGACTGATTATGGTTAACTATGGCTCTGAAGCCAATGGTTTAATCGCTTCGATTGTACAGATCATTAGTTATTTGGCCCTGCTGGAAGCCGGTGTAGGCGCCGCTTCGATTCAAGCCCTATATAAGCCGGTAGCTTCGGATGATAAGACCCATATCAACTCTATTCTGGCCGCTACCTCCAGCTATTATAAAAAAACAGGGATTTATTATTTCTTCGCCGTCCTCCTAATTGCCGTTATATACCCATTAGTGATCACCTCTGACATCGATAAATTATCGATTATGCTCATTATTTTGCTCACAGGGATGGGCGGAGCGATTAATTATTATTTTCAAGGAAAATTCAAAGCTCTGCTCGCTGCAGAGGGAAAAAGCTATGTAGAAACTTCTATTGTCACTGTGGCTAATATTCTGAACAATGTGATTCGGATTCTGTTATTACTTCAAGGTGTTAACATCATCGCAGTGCAAGCATCCTATTTCATATTGACCATACTTCAAATCGTTGTCTTCTATATCTATATCAATAAGCATTACAAATGGATCGACCTAAATCTTAAACCAGACTATGCAGCCATTGGTCAAAAAAACTCCGTGTTAGTTCATGAGATCTCCTACTTGGTGTTTAGAAATACCGACGTGCTGATCCTGACTATATTTACGAACTTAAAGATCGTTAGCATCTATGTCATGTACAACATGATTTTTACGATTGTAGATAACATTGTTCAAACTATAAACGGAAGTGTAAAGGCAGCTCTTGGTCAGAGCTTTCATGAGAGTAAAGAAGCCTTTATTAAATTTTATGATGCTTACGAAGTCTACTTTATGGGGCTCATCTTCTCAATTCTGACTGTGGCTTACATTCTAATTCTTCCTTTTATGAAGTTGTATACCGCTGGAGTAAATGACGTGAATTACATCGATATGTGGCTACCGATCCTGTTCGTAGTCATCAAATTATTAACCAATGCCAGAGCTTCTTCCAATAATGTGATTACCATCGCCGGGCATTTCAAGAACACACAGAACCGTTCCATTCTGGAATCAGCTATAAATCTGGTAGCTTCCATTGTATTTGTAATCTTCATGGGAATTTACGGTGTACTGATGGGAACTATAGCCGCCCTCTTATACCGCTCCATAGATATCGTGATCTACGCTAGCAGACATCTGCTGAATCGGAGTCCTTGGGTCACCTTTAAAAGATGGCTAACGAATGCAGTGGTTTTTGTGGGCATTATTCTGATCTCTCGCGCTATCAATATCCCCATCCATTCCTATGCGGGACTTATGTTGTGGGGTGTACTGCTAGGACTTGTGATTTTGCCTGTATATTTCGTAATCGGCTCTTTAATGGAACGGGAAGTATTTCTCTATACATGGGAACATCTCAAAAAGTATCGATATAAACTCAAAAATAAAATTAATACTCAGCCTGAGGTAAGTGGTTTATCCAAATAA
- the ald gene encoding alanine dehydrogenase — protein MIIGVPKEIKNNENRVAITPAGVVSLIKEGHQVLVEAGAGVGSGFPNEEYASAGAKLVQDAATVWNSAEMVMKVKEPLESEYPYFRPGLILFTYLHLAPEPSLAAALKDNGVFAIGYETVVHERTLPLLTPMSEVAGRMSVQLGAQFLQKNYGGQGILLSGVPGVSRGKVSIIGGGVVGTNAAKMAIGLGADVTIVDLSAERLRQLDDIFGAQINTLISNPYNIAKVVAEADLLVGAVLIPGAKAPKLVTEEMVKTMKPGSVIVDVAIDQGGIVETIDRVTTHDNPVFIKHGVLHYSVANMPGAVAKTSTIALTNVTVPYALQIANKGVVKAIQENAGLRSGVNVANGKITCQAVAEALGEKHFTVEQAMEQTFTMS, from the coding sequence ATGATTATCGGAGTGCCTAAAGAAATTAAAAATAATGAGAATCGTGTAGCCATAACGCCTGCGGGTGTAGTTAGCCTTATTAAAGAAGGACATCAAGTGTTAGTGGAAGCCGGGGCTGGTGTGGGAAGCGGATTTCCGAATGAAGAGTATGCTTCTGCCGGAGCAAAGTTGGTTCAGGATGCAGCTACGGTCTGGAACTCTGCCGAAATGGTGATGAAAGTCAAAGAACCGCTGGAAAGCGAGTACCCCTATTTCCGTCCAGGCCTTATCTTGTTCACGTATTTGCATCTTGCACCTGAACCTTCTCTGGCCGCTGCACTTAAGGACAATGGTGTCTTTGCTATCGGATATGAGACGGTTGTTCATGAACGTACCTTGCCGCTATTAACACCGATGAGCGAAGTAGCGGGCCGGATGTCTGTTCAGCTTGGTGCTCAGTTCTTGCAAAAAAACTATGGCGGACAAGGAATTCTTCTCTCCGGTGTTCCGGGGGTTAGTCGCGGGAAAGTTAGCATTATCGGCGGTGGCGTAGTAGGTACCAATGCTGCGAAAATGGCGATCGGATTGGGAGCTGATGTTACGATTGTTGACCTCAGTGCAGAAAGATTACGTCAATTAGATGATATTTTTGGGGCACAGATCAATACACTGATCTCGAACCCTTACAATATTGCCAAAGTAGTAGCTGAGGCAGATCTGTTGGTAGGTGCGGTGTTGATTCCGGGTGCAAAAGCGCCGAAGCTGGTTACAGAGGAAATGGTCAAGACCATGAAGCCGGGGTCAGTGATTGTTGATGTGGCCATTGACCAAGGCGGTATCGTAGAGACGATTGACAGAGTGACAACACATGATAATCCTGTATTTATCAAGCACGGCGTACTGCATTATTCTGTTGCTAATATGCCGGGTGCTGTTGCCAAAACTTCGACGATTGCTTTAACCAATGTCACCGTTCCATACGCCCTGCAAATTGCCAATAAAGGCGTGGTCAAGGCGATTCAGGAAAATGCCGGCCTAAGAAGCGGTGTAAATGTCGCTAATGGAAAAATCACCTGCCAAGCCGTAGCTGAAGCACTTGGAGAGAAACATTTTACGGTAGAACAAGCGATGGAGCAAACGTTCACGATGAGTTAA
- a CDS encoding PucR family transcriptional regulator: protein MTDKDPLFDRFFDSMESLADAISESLQSQVTIEDSNHHVIGYSSHQFESDSARISTIIGKRVPNAVIIGLRKKGIMQQLESATRPIRIPAVMEVGLGPRLAICIKHQKEILGYIWVVDAGNLVEGHAENIVEKAAAIVGRYILKQRGWKTKQEKTQEDFFWKLLTSHYDNEANIKQDAEVWSILLPEKYYISVFESDKIINDHLILRFRQTMASYPGLQLLFLTAEHNRLIILFSFSFRMEGTGGLFSFMHKIIEDMRKSESCMLAAGCSLDYTEYMSAAIAYWEAGSILEIKKLLPFHGRELLLYEDIGFWAYIPAMLEQKRSRTRKSPLLYPLKEHDREHKSDFLKTIAVYLSLNGNLKESAAFLHIHTNTLLYRLNRIAEITGKSLKDTGYRTSIYLDILTEETRQLNQWFVEARE from the coding sequence GTGACGGATAAGGATCCATTGTTTGATCGTTTCTTCGATAGTATGGAATCGTTGGCGGATGCGATTAGTGAGTCTCTTCAATCTCAAGTTACGATTGAGGATAGTAATCACCATGTGATCGGATACAGCTCCCATCAATTTGAGAGTGATTCCGCGAGAATTTCAACCATTATCGGAAAGCGCGTACCTAATGCTGTCATTATTGGGTTGCGCAAGAAGGGGATTATGCAGCAGCTTGAGAGCGCTACACGTCCGATTCGGATTCCTGCGGTCATGGAGGTAGGGCTTGGTCCCCGACTCGCTATTTGCATCAAACATCAGAAGGAAATTCTCGGATACATATGGGTAGTGGATGCAGGCAATCTAGTTGAAGGGCACGCGGAGAATATTGTAGAGAAAGCGGCGGCCATCGTTGGTCGTTATATATTGAAGCAACGGGGTTGGAAGACGAAGCAGGAGAAGACTCAGGAGGATTTTTTCTGGAAGCTGCTCACCTCCCATTATGACAATGAAGCGAATATCAAGCAGGATGCGGAAGTTTGGTCGATTCTTTTGCCGGAAAAATATTATATTAGCGTGTTTGAGAGTGACAAAATTATCAATGATCATCTCATACTTCGGTTTCGGCAAACTATGGCCTCTTATCCGGGGCTGCAATTATTGTTTCTGACGGCGGAGCACAATCGGTTGATTATATTGTTTTCATTCAGCTTTCGCATGGAAGGAACGGGTGGGCTGTTTTCGTTCATGCATAAAATTATCGAGGATATGCGTAAAAGTGAGAGCTGTATGCTAGCAGCAGGCTGTAGTCTGGATTACACCGAGTATATGTCGGCGGCTATTGCGTATTGGGAAGCGGGATCCATTCTGGAGATCAAGAAGCTGCTGCCTTTTCATGGCCGGGAGTTACTATTGTATGAGGATATTGGATTTTGGGCGTATATTCCGGCTATGCTGGAGCAAAAGCGCAGTCGAACCCGCAAAAGTCCTCTGCTCTATCCGCTTAAAGAGCATGATCGCGAGCATAAAAGTGATTTTCTAAAAACGATCGCCGTTTATTTATCGCTCAATGGAAACCTGAAGGAATCGGCTGCTTTTTTACATATTCATACCAACACATTGCTGTATAGATTAAATCGCATAGCAGAGATTACAGGTAAAAGCTTGAAGGATACTGGATACCGTACTTCTATTTATTTGGATATTTTGACGGAAGAGACCAGGCAGCTCAATCAGTGGTTTGTTGAGGCACGGGAATAA
- a CDS encoding glycosyltransferase family 2 protein, which translates to MDHSEVLQQACYVFLNDLNDEINHSFPLHMDDKEIFQRCRLIIDKEQNPQVKAFLETLSEVIQAYLTGRASEDALRFYLAEQFSIVHEEIDGLIHGLVAFKYQSSDTASSDPVLVSFADYPKVSVIITTYNRKAFLYQAIQSILKQDYPHKEITVIDDCSTDGTEELMQQSFGDEPQVIYMRNEKNSGPGNNRRSAFAAHGDGEYVLFLDDDDYLIDMNYLSKAVDFHNLHPEISFVAANVFLEYSKAKQLKICSLQLSKIIKKQDYFMNFEKKGYPKPSSTLTTVFKREALMAMDILSMNMVNDASIYLRSLLVGDAGFIDTLAGVYRLHGDNITFHLSQGFLIENLEEKLLIKNMAIQKYGYSEQEMTEWFSHNAYDTISYYLLNSAKDATDFKFMYHWALNHCPPIYNQLRNEFRTKLIKKQLLRISLLRTLLRR; encoded by the coding sequence ATGGATCATAGCGAGGTTTTACAGCAAGCCTGTTACGTCTTTCTGAATGACCTAAATGATGAAATCAACCACTCATTCCCCCTTCATATGGATGATAAAGAAATCTTCCAAAGATGTCGTCTGATCATAGATAAAGAACAAAATCCCCAAGTCAAAGCCTTTTTAGAAACTTTATCAGAGGTGATCCAGGCTTATCTCACAGGGAGAGCTTCGGAGGATGCATTAAGGTTCTATTTAGCAGAGCAATTTAGTATCGTGCACGAAGAGATCGACGGGTTAATCCATGGGTTAGTTGCATTCAAATATCAGTCCTCAGATACGGCTAGTTCAGACCCAGTACTCGTTTCCTTTGCCGATTATCCCAAGGTCAGTGTCATTATCACTACTTACAATAGAAAGGCATTTCTATACCAAGCGATCCAAAGCATCTTAAAGCAAGACTATCCTCATAAAGAGATCACAGTGATCGACGATTGTTCTACAGATGGGACGGAAGAGTTAATGCAGCAAAGCTTCGGAGATGAGCCGCAGGTAATCTACATGCGAAACGAAAAGAATAGCGGACCCGGTAATAATCGCCGTTCAGCCTTTGCCGCTCATGGTGATGGCGAGTATGTTCTTTTCCTAGATGATGACGACTATCTGATTGACATGAACTATTTAAGTAAGGCTGTGGACTTTCACAATCTTCATCCCGAAATCTCATTTGTGGCTGCTAATGTGTTTCTTGAATATTCAAAGGCAAAACAACTGAAGATCTGCAGCCTACAGCTAAGTAAAATTATTAAGAAGCAAGATTATTTCATGAATTTCGAGAAAAAAGGATATCCGAAGCCCTCCTCCACACTAACAACTGTCTTTAAGCGCGAGGCCTTAATGGCTATGGATATCCTGAGTATGAATATGGTCAACGATGCTTCTATTTATCTGCGCTCTCTGTTGGTCGGTGATGCTGGCTTCATAGATACCCTTGCCGGCGTGTATAGATTACATGGTGACAACATTACCTTTCATCTGAGTCAGGGATTCTTAATTGAGAATCTGGAGGAGAAACTCTTGATTAAGAATATGGCCATTCAGAAATATGGCTATAGCGAGCAGGAAATGACAGAATGGTTTAGCCATAATGCGTATGATACGATCTCATACTATTTATTAAATTCTGCGAAAGACGCTACAGACTTTAAATTCATGTATCATTGGGCCCTTAACCATTGCCCGCCAATCTACAATCAATTAAGAAATGAATTTCGTACAAAGCTTATTAAAAAACAATTATTACGGATTTCGTTACTTCGAACGCTGCTCAGAAGATGA